A region of Tigriopus californicus strain San Diego chromosome 7, Tcal_SD_v2.1, whole genome shotgun sequence DNA encodes the following proteins:
- the LOC131883588 gene encoding major facilitator superfamily domain-containing protein 10-like — protein MTVLRSGTVLDDPEGTIYPEGGDKAKDKGTSRMTIVIFVGLLIDLLAFTLILPLFPALLDFYRRNDKDGLYPFLERQVQFFQRLLGAPEQFNTVLFGGFIGSLFSLLQFLASPIIGGMSDLYGRRPLLLISTAGIALSYGIWAMAGSFSIFVLARIIGGLSKGNVSLATAIVTDESTPKTRGRGMALIGIAFSVGFILGPIIGAFFSIWAKERTGAWYVYPALCALTLSVFDLIFLYVKFEETLPEKQRLKNFNQAIAQAFMYINPLSLFKFASLKNLPKKEHESLQTLGLVYFLYLFLYSGLEFTLTFLTHIRFKFNSMDQGKMFLFIGLLMAVIQGGYVRRIPQGKEKQMVLYGLLLIIPSFAIVGFAYNIFTLYVGLALYALSTSVCVPCMTTLVSSYGDANQKGIVMGVYRSLGALGRALGPMVSCTLYWLVGPEICYCVGGLALIGPYILLRRSSA, from the coding sequence ATGACTGTGTTGAGATCTGGAACCGTTTTGGATGACCCGGAGGGCACCATCTACCCGGAGGGCGGTGACAAGGCCAAGGACAAGGGCACCTCTCGTATGACCATCGTCATCTTCGTGGGTCTTCTCATCGACCTTTTGGCTTTCACTCTCATCCTCCCGCTATTCCCGGCCTTGCTCGATTTCTACCGTCGCAACGACAAGGATGGTTTGTACCCGTTCTTAGAGAGgcaggtccagttcttccaAAGGTTGCTGGGTGCTCCTGAGCAATTCAATACGGTGCTCTTCGGCGGATTCATCGGATCACTGTTCTCTTTGCTTCAATTCCTGGCCTCGCCCATCATTGGAGGGATGAGTGATCTTTACGGACGACGACCGCTGTTACTCATCAGCACAGCGGGGATCGCTCTGTCTTACGGAATATGGGCCATGGCGGGATCGTTTTCCATATTCGTCTTGGCTCGGATCATCGGTGGATTATCCAAAGGCAACGTGAGTTTAGCCACTGCCATCGTGACTGATGAATCCACGCCGAAAACCCGAGGACGTGGGATGGCCCTAATTGGGATTGCCTTTTCAGTGGGCTTCATCCTCGGACCCATCATTGGAGcttttttctccatttggGCCAAGGAACGAACCGGAGCTTGGTATGTCTATCCGGCCCTGTGTGCCCTGACCCTGAGTGTTTTTGACTTGATATTCCTGTACGTGAAATTTGAGGAGACGCTCCCCGAGAAACAAAGGCTCAAGAACTTTAACCAAGCCATCGCTCAAGCATTCATGTACATCAACCCGTTGTCCCTCTTCAAGTTCGCCTCGTTGAAGAATTTGCCCAAAAAGGAGCACGAATCACTCCAAACCTTGGGTCTAGTCTACTTCCTCTACCTTTTTCTGTACTCGGGCCTGGAATTTACGCTCACTTTCCTCACGCACATCCgattcaaattcaactccatGGATCAGGGCAAAATGTTCCTGTTCATTGGACTACTGATGGCTGTTATCCAGGGTGGATACGTTCGCCGAATTCCCCAAGGGAAGGAGAAACAAATGGTGCTTTATGGCCTTCTACTTATCATTCCGTCCTTTGCCATTGTCGGGTTTGCCTACAATATTTTCACCCTTTACGTGGGATTGGCTTTGTATGCCCTTTCCACTTCGGTTTGTGTGCCTTGTATGACCACCTTGGTGTCATCCTATGGCGATGCGAATCAGAAAGGCATCGTTATGGGGGTCTATCGATCCCTGGGGGCCCTGGGCAGAGCCTTGGGGCCTATGGTCTCGTGTACCTTGTATTGGTTGGTGGGACCTGAGATTTGTTATTGTGTGGGCGGGCTGGCACTCATTGGTCCCTATATTCTATTGAGAAGATCATCAGCCTAA
- the LOC131883587 gene encoding arylsulfatase H-like — protein sequence MRSILGGILICLSEFLVAQTSKDITRPNILVLLADDLGIGDVGCFGNSSISTPNIDRLCNEGLKLTHHMSASAVCTPSRASFLTGRYPLRTGLTGDVNTPPVIVYTSARSGLPSNETTWATVLQNIGYQTAAFGKWHLGWDEDWRGDQNHGPLGHGFQYFFGLPFTLVDGMELNTPFLTYSGWRQAGNPLHDRMMAAFLAFVVVLAVYNKEFGYTMMVFIIVFFMIGWFFLEHFQFHTDTWWGRSFYMEKLLNSVVMEDRKVYEQPIDLPKLVDQLSNKTLDYLDKVHKSEDPFAIYFAFPNVHTPMVPNKRFRGKSRFGPYGDSILEMDAAIGKILDKLDEMDVADNTLVYFTSDHGSHIDIGTKGGSNGIYPGGKMMCAFEGVIRVPAAIRWPKVIPKGSSSNVLTTLTDFLPTILNVIKTADDSQQIKDLHEKLDGKSYSQLLSNPKAIPKETRMFRHYCGIYLHGLTHETQDGRAFKAYFHQPRLNSQGHCGEICPCFGPDVLNLTQPLIYDKNVDPSEQNPLPEDNEIYQTLLPLVLEEKDKANSEWNPPSQLSSIWSTMPRPWFQPCARFPLCRT from the exons ATGAGATCAATCCTGGGCGGGATTCTCATCTGTCTGTCAGAATTTTTAGTGGCTCAGACTTCCAAGGATATCACGCGACCCAATATCCTCGTTTTGTTGGCAGACGACCTCGGGATTGGTGATGTGGGTTGTTTCGGCAATTCCTCGATATCCACTCCAAATATTGATAG ATTGTGCAATGAGGGTCTAAAGCTAACTCACCACATGTCAGCATCTGCGGTTTGCACTCCCAGCCGTGCCTCTTTCTTAACAGGAAGATATCCGCTCCGCACAG GTTTAACAGGGGATGTTAATACTCCACCAGTGATTGTTTACACTTCTGCTAGAAGTGGTCTTCCTTCCAACGAAACAACGTGGGCGACCgtgcttcaaaatattggatATCAAACTGCTGCATTTG GAAAATGGCATTTAGGATGGGATGAAGACTGGCGAGGGGATCAGAATCATGGACCTTTGGGCCATGGGTTCCAGTACTTTTTTGGATTGCCATTTACTCTAGTGGATGGAATGGAGCTTAACACACCGTTCTTGACTTATTCCGGATGGAGACAAGCCGGCAATCCATTGCACGATCGTATGATGGcggccttcttggcctttgtgGTGGTTTTGGCCGTCTACAATAAGGAATTCGGCTACACAATGATGGTGTTCATCATTGTGTTCTTTATGATTGGGTGGTTCTTCTTGGAACACTTCCAATTTCACACGGATACCTG GTGGGGACGAAGCTTTTACATGGAAAAGTTATTGAACAGCGTCGTTATGGAGGACCGGAAGGTGTATGAGCAGCCAATTGACTTGCCAAAATTGGTGGATCAGTTGTCCAATAAAACTCTCGATTACCTGGACAAAGTACACAAGTCGGAGGATCCGTTTGCGATTTACTTTGCCTTTCCAAATGTCCACACTCCTATGGTTCCCAATAAGAGATTTCGAGGAAAAAGCCGTTTTGGACCCTACGGCGATAG TATCTTGGAGATGGACGCCGCAATCGGAAAAATTCTCGATAAACTCGACGAAATGGACGTGGCAGACAACACTCTAGTTTACTTTACCTCCGATCATGGAAGCCACATCGATATTGGCACAAAAGGTGGAAGTAATGGCATCTATCCAG GTGGAAAAATGATGTGCGCCTTTGAAGGTGTTATTCGCGTTCCTGCAGCCATTCGTTGGCCAAAGGTCATTCCCAAGGGCTCCTCCTCGAACGTATTGACCACTTTAACCGACTTTCTGCCCACCATATTGAATGTTATCAAGACTGCAGATGACTCGCAACAAATCAAGGATCTCCACGAAAAA TTGGATGGAAAGAGCTACTCCCAACTTCTGTCGAATCCGAAGGCCATTCCCAAGGAGACCCGTATGTTTCGACATTATTGCGGCATTTATCTCCATGGTCTCACTCACGAAACCCAAG ACGGTCGTGCCTTCAAGGCTTATTTTCATCAGCCTCGCCTCAACAGCCAAGGTCATTGCGGTGAGATCTGCCCTTGTTTTGGCCCCGATGTCTTGAACTTAACTCAACCTTTAATATACGATAAAAATGTTGATCCAAGCGAGCAGAACCCATTGCCCGAGGACAATGAGAT ATATCAGACCTTGCTTCCATTggttttggaagaaaaagataaagcCAATAGTGAGTGGAATCCACCCAGTCAGCTCTCTAGTATTTGGTCCACCATGCCAAGGCCATGGTTCCAACCTTGTGCTCGATTTCCACTCTGTCGGACGTGA